In a single window of the Mesoplodon densirostris isolate mMesDen1 chromosome 16, mMesDen1 primary haplotype, whole genome shotgun sequence genome:
- the CLDN4 gene encoding claudin-4, whose amino-acid sequence MASMGLQVMGIALAVLGWLGAILSCALPMWRVTAFIGSNIVTSQTIWEGLWMNCVVQSTGQMQCKVYDSLLALPQDLQAARALIVICIILAVLGVLISVVGGKCTNCVEDESAKAKTMIVAGVVFLLAGLLVLVPVSWTAHSVIRDFYNPLVASGQKREMGASLYIGWAASGLLMLGGALLCCNCPPRTDKPYSAKYSAARSAQASNYV is encoded by the coding sequence CATACTGAGCTGCGCGCTGCCCATGTGGCGCGTGACGGCCTTCATCGGCAGCAACATCGTCACGTCCCAGACCATCTGGGAGGGCCTGTGGATGAACTGCGTGGTGCAGAGCACGGGCCAGATGCAGTGCAAGGTGTACGACTCGCTGCTGGCGCTGCCGCAGGACCTGCAGGCGGCCCGCGCCCTCATCGTCATCTGCATCATCTTGGCCGTGCTCGGCGTGCTGATCTCGGTGGTGGGCGGCAAGTGCACCAACTGCGTGGAGGATGAGAGCGCCAAGGCCAAGACCATGATTGTGGCTGGTGTGGTGTTCCTGCTGGCCGGCTTGCTGGTGTTGGTGCCCGTGTCCTGGACGGCCCACAGTGTCATCCGTGACTTCTATAACCCACTGGTGGCCTCGGGCCAGAAGCGGGAGATGGGTGCCTCGCTCTACATTGGCTGGGCCGCCTCTGGCCTGCTGATGCTCGGTGGGGCCTTGCTTTGCTGCAACTGCCCGCCCCGTACCGACAAGCCCTACTCCGCCAAGTACTCTGCGGCCCGCTCCGCCCAAGCCAGCAACTACGTGTAA